The Oscillospiraceae bacterium genome contains the following window.
AAGCCCTTTTGCAAAAAAACTTTTGCTTTTTTTGCCGTGTGCGCGGGGCGGGGCTTACGGCACAACGGTCTCCAGCTGCGGGGCACCGCCGGCAAGCGCCTCTGCGGTCAGGGGGACCGGTGCCTCGGCCGGCTTGTCCAGCTTTTCGCGGGCAACGGCCAGCATCAGCTTGATGCGGTTCTCCTGATTGACGCGGGTGGCGCTGGGGTCGTAGTCCACGGGGGTGATGTTCGCATCGGGGTGCAGGGCGCGGATCTTGTTGATCATACCCTTGCCCACGATATGGTTGGGCAGGCAGCCGAACGGCTGTGCGCAGACGATATTGCCGTAGCCGCCCTCGACCAGCTCGATCATCTCGGCAGTCAGCAGCCAGCCCTCACCCATCTTGGCGCCCAGCGAGATGATGCCCTCGGGCTTTTTCATCAGCTCGCGGAAGGAGCCCGGCGCGTAGAAACCGTACTTGCGCATGGCGTCATAGCTGGCGCAGCCGATCGAATCCAGCCAGCTCAGGAAGAAATCCGCACCGCCCGCTACCAGCTTATTGCCGCCGTACAGGTCGATGTCCAGCCGGTAGTTGGCCACGCAGTACTCGACAAAGCCCATCAGGCCGGGCAGGTTGACCTCGCAGTCCTGACTTTCAAGGAATTTTTCCAGATCGTTATTGCCCAGCGGCGAATATTTGACATAAATTTCGCCCACCACGCCGACCTTGACCTTCGGCACACGGGTGATAGGGATCGTGGCGTAGTCGGCGGCAATGTCGTAGAACCGGCGTTTCATGTCGTGGGCGGAATAATTCTTGTCGTCCTTGATCCAGCCCTGAATCGTGGCGATCCACTTCTCAGTCATGGCGTCGGCATCGCCCTTGTGGTTCTCATACGGGTGGGTCTGGCTGCGCAGCGCGACGAGCATGTCGCCGTAGAAAATGCTGGCAATGACCTTGCGCAGCAGCGGCAGGGTCAGCGGCAGACCGCTGCCCTTTTCCAGCCCGGAGAAGTTCAGCGAGGCCACGGGGATATTGCCGTAGCCCGCCTTGACGAGTGCCTTGCGCAAAAGCTTGATGTAGTTGGACGCACGGCAGCCGCCGCCCGTCTGTGTGATGAGCAGCGCGGTGTGGTCCAGATCGTACTTGCCGCTGTTCAGCGCGTCCAAAAACTGCCCGATGACCAGCAGCGCCGGGTAGCAGGTGTCGTTGTGGACATATTTCAGGCCCAGCTGCGCGACTTCGCTGCCGCAGTTGCCCAGTACCTCGGTCTGGTAGCCCTCGCTGGCCAGTGCCGCCTGCATAAGCCGGAACTGGGTAACCGCCATGTTGGGAATGAGAATTTTATGGGTCTTTACCATGTCCTTGGTAAAGTTGGGAGTTATGTATTCCATGGAATTGCCTCTTACTTTTTGTCCTCTTTCCGTTCCTCCAGCGCTGCAAACAGGCTGCGCAGGCGGATGTTGACCGCGCCGAGGTTGGTGATCTCATCAATCTTGAGCTGGGTATACAGCTTGCCGCCCGCCTGCAGGATCTCGCGGGTCTCATCGGTGGTCACGGCGTCCAGACCGCAGCCGAAGGATACCAGCTGCACCAGATCCATGTCGGGATTCTCGGTGCAGTATTTGGCGGCGGCGTACAGGCGGCTGTGATAGGTCCACTGGTTCAGTACCGAGGTCTGGAATTTCTGCTCATGCCAGCTGACGGAATCCTCACTGACGACAGCTGCGCCCTGCCGGATGATGAGCTGGTCGATGCCGTGGTTGACCTCCGGGTCCACATGGTAGGGGCGGCCCGCCAGCACAATAATGCGGCGGCCCTCGGCGCGGGCGGCGGCGATGATCGCGCTGCCCTTGTCGCGCAGCTGCTGCATGTGGCGGTGATACTCGTCATAGGCGGCGTCAATGGCCTCGCGCACCGCCTTTTTGTCAAGACCGGGGAAATATTTGTCAAGCGACTGCTGGAATTTCTTGTAGAAATCCTTGCGGCGCTCCAGATTGAAGTAGTCGTATAGGAACCGCGTGCCGTTCAGCTCGGGGCAGTTGCCCTCCAGCACCTCGGGGTAATAGGCGACCACGGGGCAGTTATAATGGTTGTCCCCCAGATGCTCATCAAGGTTGTAGCTCATGCAGGGGTAGAAGATGGCGTCCACGCCCTGCTCGCACAGCCAGTGGATGTGGCCGTGGCTCAGCTTGGCGGGGAAGCAAGCTGTGTCGCTTGGGATCGTTGCCTGACCGCTCTGGTACAGGCTGCGGCTCGAGAAGGGGCTGACCACGACCTCGAACCCGAGGCGGGTGAACAGCGTGTGCCAGAACGGCAGCAGCTCATACATGTTCAGGCACAGCGGCAGGCCGATGCGCGCGCGCGGTGCGGCGGGTGCGGGGGCATTGCGGTAGCCGTCCAGCAGCTTCAGCTTGTAGGCGTACAGGTTCAGATCCTCGTTGTTGGCCTTGCCGGTCACGGGCTTGTCGCATCGGTTGCCCGAGATGTACCGCTTGCCGTCCGCAAAGACATTGACGGTCAGCTGGCAGTGGTTGCCGCACCCCTGACACTGCACGGTGTTGACCTTCTGGCTGAACTGCGCAAGTTCCTGCTCGGTCAGCACGGTGCTGCGGGCGTTCTCCCCTGCCTTGGCCTTGCCGTACAGCGCTGCGCCGTAAGCGCCCATCAGGCCCGCGATGTCGGGGCGGATGACATGGACGCCCATCTCCTTCTCAAAGGCGCGGAGAACGGCCTCGTTGTAGAAGGTGCCGCCCTGCACAACGATGCGGCGGCCCAGTTCCTCAGGGCTGGAGGCGCGGATGACCTTGTACAGCGCATTTTTGACGACCGAGATGGACAGACCGGCGCTGATGTTTTCAATCGAGGCACCGTCCTTCTGCGCCTGCTTGACGCTGGAGTTCATAAAGACGGTGCAGCGGCTGCCGAGGTCCACAGGCTTGTCGGCAAACAGGCCGAGGGCGGCAAACTCCTTGACATCGTAGCCCAGCGCCTGGGCGAAGGTCTGCAAAAAGCTGCCGCAGCCGGAGGAGCAGGCCTCGTTCAGGAAGATGTTGCTGATGGCGCCGTCCTCGATCTTGAAGCACTTCATGTCCTGCCCGCCGATGTCGATGATGAAGTCCACATCGGGCAGGAAGTGCTTGGCAGCGGTAAAGTGGGCCACCGTCTCGACAAGGCCGCGGTCGCAGTGGAAGGCATTTTTGACCAGCTCCTCACCGTAGCCGGTCGTGGTCACACTGGCGATCTGCAGCCCGGGGTGATCCCGATACAGCTTGAGCAGCGTCTCCTTCACAAGCGGGATCGGGTTGCCGAGGTTGGGGCGGTAGCTTTCAAACAGAATGTTGGCGTTGTTGTCAATGACGACCAGCTTGATGGTGGTCGAGCCGGAGTCAATGCCGATATGCACGGGGCCGCAGTCTGCGCCGAAGGGCAGGCAGGGCACGGTGGCCTTCATGTGGCGGGCGTGGAACGCCTCGTACTCCTGCTGATCGGCGAAAAGCGGCGGCAGGCTTACATAGGTGGCGGCGGCGCTGTAGTTGTCCAGCCGCTTTGCGACCTCGCGCAGGTCGGACTCCTCATCGGCGTAGAAGGCTGCGCCCATTGCGACGAAGAGCAGGCTGTTTTCCGGCAGGGTGCCGGTGACGCCGAGCGTTTTGTCAAAGCTCTGGCGCAGCGTTTTGGAGAAGGTCAGCGGGCCGCCCAGATACAGGATGTTGCCCTTGATGGGGCGTCCCTGCGCAAGGCCGGCGATGGTCTGGTTGACGACCGCCTGATAGATCGATGCTGCGATGTCCCCTGCCTGCGCGCCCTGATTGATGAGGGGCTGGATGTCGCTTTTGGCAAAAACGCCGCAGCGGCTGGCGATCGTGTAGGTGCGGGTGGCGCCCTGGGCGGCCTTGTCCATCTCATCGGCACCCATTTTCAGCAGGGTGGCCATCTGGTCAATGAAGGCGCCGGTGCCGCCGGCACAGCTGCCGTTCATGCGGACCTCGGTGCCGTTCGTCAGAAAGAGGATCTTTGCATCCTCGCCGCCCAGCTCGATGATGCAGTCGGTGCCCGGTGTCAGGCGGTTGGCAGCCACGCGGGTGGCAAAGACCTCCTGCACAAAGGGCACCCTGCAGCTGTCGGCAAGGCCCATGCCGGCAGAGCCGGAGATGGCCAGATACGCGCGGCCGTCAGGCAGATATTCGGCGGCGACTTTTTCCAAAAGCGCTCTGCCCTTTTCTAAAATATGGCTGAAATGACGCTCATAGGTAGAATAAACGATCTGCCCAGCGTCATTCAGCACGACACATTTAATGGTGGTGGAACCAATATCCAGACCAACTCTCATAGGCTTTAGCCTCCTGCGGGTCAGGCAAACCCACTGAAGCTGCGCGCCGTAGGGCGGATAAGCGGGGTTGCCGTTGGGGTGATTGCGGGATACCGAAGGCCGGGTCTGCCCCAAGGCGCTACAATATCAGCATATATTATACAGGTTTCTTGAAAATTCGGCAAGAGTGCCGCCGCATAAAATCGTTGTCAAATGACAGGAATTGTACAAAAACACGGAAGCGGTGCGAAAAAAATCCGCACCGCTTCCGCGTCAAAAGAAAAGAGGAGTATGGATGAAAAACTTGGGGTCCTGTTCATCAGGTCGGGTCCCTGCTCCCTTCCTGAGAACATCTATAGTATACCCCGGATTTGTGTTAAAGTCGTGAATGAATATTCAATAAATTAAGAAGGGTTTGTGAACAAACGCAGAGCAAAAGCCTCCCTTGTCAAAGGGAGGTGGACGCCGAAGGCGGCCGGAGGGATTACGATGGGCTTTGCCCCGCACGCTGTCCCGCCCGCGGCCGGGCAGGAATCCCTCCGCCTCGCTTGCGCTCGGCACCTCCCTTTGACAAGGGAGGCTTCTATAACAAAAACCACCCGGCGCGGAGCTAGGTGGTCATGTACTTAATTACTGTTCTTCCCCATTCAGCCGGTCGATCTGGTCCTGCAGCAGCTGGGACACAGGGCGGCGCGTGTTGCGCAGCCGGTGGGCCGGGGCTGGGGGTGTGTGGTGCGCGGACTGGGCCTTCTTTGCCTTTACGCGCAGCCGGTCGGCGGGCTTGGCTGCCGGGGTCTGTGCGGCGGCGGGGCGCGGCGGCAGGGGTGCAGGCGGATCCGTCTCCGGTGTGCCCTGCGCAAAGCTGCGCATGTCGGTGCCCAACTCCTTCAGCTCGGCCTCAGTCTGGTCAAGGGCCTGATAGATGGCCTGCGTCAGACCGTCCAGATCCAGCGTGGCGGCGCTCAGCCGTTCATCCACGCGGGCCAGACGCTCCCGCACCAGCATGACGCCCGAGGCGATGCTGCGGGCATTCTCGGCCATGCGGTTCTTCTGGCTGTCTGCCTGCTGCTTCAGCTCTTTCTCGGCGCTCTCGGCGTACAGGCGGGCATCAGCCAGAATCTTACCGGCCTCAAGCTTTGCCTCCCGCACCAGATCGGACGCGGGGGCGCTCAGGGACGAGGTATTCAGCTGGCGCGCTGAATCCAGCTGCTTCTGCAGTTCCTCGACCTGCTTTTGCAGATCGTCATTCTTCTGCTGCAGATCGTGGTGCTTCAGCTGCCAGATGTTGGCGTTTTTCTGGGATTCGCGCTGGTTGGACTGGTAGGAGGCAGTCTGCTTCTGCAGCGTCTCAAGCTGCTCCTCGCTCTCGCGGCGGCGGGTCTCGGCGGCCTCGGCGCGCTGGTTGGCAGCGGCCACCTCGGCCTTGAGGGCCTCGATCCGGCTGTCATCGCTGCTCTGTTGGCTGCGCAGCTCGTCCAGACGGGACTGCATCTGCTGCAGCTGGCGGTTGTACTCCAGCTCATGCTGCTGGGCCTCGTTGGCCAGCGCGTTCATGTAAGCCAGCACATCATTTTTATCAAAGCCGAACAAGCTGGAACGGAAGCCCTGTTCCTGAATGTTCATAGGTTCAGACGGCATGGCTTTTTACATCCTCTCGCAGAAAATTGATCAGGAACGCTTGTTCAGGATGCTGAGCAGATCGTCAAAGTAATCGCCGTCATCCTCTTCCTCAGCCGGGGCAGCAGGCTGGGCAGCCACGGGGGTATCCATGCCGGTGCTGAAGGACTGGGTGAAGATGGGGTTGGGCATCGGCGGGTTGATGGGCTGCTGTGCGGGCTGCACGGGGGCGGCGGGCTGCACAGGCTGGACAGGCTGTGCGGGCTGCTGTACAGCGGTCTGCTGGGCGGCGCGCTTGGCGTCCACATGGGCCTGAATCGGCTCGTCCACCTCGGGGGTGCTCTCAAAGCCGGTGGCCACAACGGTGATGCTCATCTCATCGCTCAGGCGCTCATCAAAGGCAGTACCCCAGATGATGTTGGCATCGGGATGGGCGCTCTGGGTGATCATGCTGGCAGCGGTCTCGACATCCTCCAGACCAATGTCGGGGCTGGAGGTGATGTTGATGATGACGCCGCGCGCACCGGCGATGCTGGTCTCCAGCAGCGGGCTGGAGATGGCAGCCTTGGCGGCGTTCTCGGCCTTGCCGGCGCCCTTGGCAACGCCGACACCCATGTGGGCAAAGCCGGCGTCCTTCATGATGGAGCGGACATCCGCGAAGTCGAGGTTGATGAAGGCGGGGATGTTGATCAGGCTGGAGATGCTCTCAACGCCCTGACGCAGCACATTGTCGGCGGCCTCGAAGGCGTTCATCAGGGTGATCTTCTCCTGACTGATGAGCTTCAGGCGCTCGTTCGGGATGACGATCAGAGAGTCGACATGCATCATCAGGGAGGCAATGCCCTGCTCGGCCTGCGCCATCTTGCGCTTGCCCTCAAAGGCGAAGGGCTTTGTGACGATGCCGACGGTCAGGATGCCCAGATCATGGGCAGTCTCGGCCACGACAGGGGCAGCGCCCGTGCCGGTGCCGCCGCCCATACCGGCGGTGATAAAGACCATCTGCGCACCCTTCAGGGCGTTGGTGATCTCGTCCTTGCTCTCCTCGGCGGCGCGCTGGCCGATCTCCGGGTCGGCACCGGCACCGCGGCCCTTGGTCAGCTTGGCGCCAAGCTGGACCTTCTGGGTGGCCTTGGAGTTCAGCAGGGCCTGCTGGTCGGTGTTCATTGCAACGAACTCGACCCCGGACAGACCGGACTCGACCATGCGGTTGACAGCGTTGCCGCCGCCGCCACCTACGCCGATGACCTTGATATTGGTTACATTTTGCATTTCTTCGTCGAGAACGAATGCCATGAGTGTATCCCCCTAAAAGTGAAGTTGTTAAACCGGACCCGATGGGTACTGCACCCCGCGCAGGGGCACACTGGTCCGCTATTTTTTACATATAACTGATTATTAGAATATCAAATTTTACATGCAATTTCAATACCCTGAGGGCAAATTCATAAAAAATTGCGTTTCTCCCTGCGCTTTTGCCGGACAAGCACGGGATAGAAACGCGAAAATTCGGCAGATTGCTATATTTTAAAGGAAAAAGCAGGAAGTTCCCACAAAAAAGCGCCGCAGGGGGCGGACCGGGTCTGCCCCTGCGGCGCGGGTCTTGGATTACGCTTCACCGTGCGCGGCGGTGCAGTCTGCCCCAAGGCTGTGCAGCTCTCCCGGCAGGTCGGCGTAGCCGCGCGGGATATGCCCGGGGTCGCGCAGCGTGGTCTGCCCCTCGGCGGCAAGCGCCGCAATGAGCAGCGCCGCGCCCCCGCGCAGGTCGGGGGCGGTCACGGCGGCTCCGTGCAGCGCAGCACCGCCGTCAATGTGCAGCCGCCGTCCCTGCGCGGTGCAGCCGGCCCCCAAGGCGGCAAACCCTGCTGCGCAGGCAAACCGGTTGGCGAACAGGCGGTCATAGATCTCACTCTCCCCCGCTGCCGTCAGCAGCACGGCAGCGGCCAGTGGGGCGGTGTCGGTCGCAAAGGCGGGCCAGGCATCGGCGGTCAGTCTGGCCCCGCCCCGCAGCGGCGCGGCGGGGTCGCGGGCAAGCCGTACGCAGTCCCCTGCCCGGGTCACGGTCACGCCGGTTTCGGCTAGAAAGCGCAGAAAGGCCCCGTAAACAGCCGGGTCGCAGCCGCAGATCTCAACCTCGCCGCCGGCGGCGGCCAGTGCGGCGGCATAGGTGGCGGCAGCGATGCGGTCCGGCAGCGGGCGGTGCGCGGTGCCCGCCAGCGGGCAGCCCCCGTCCACCGTCAGCACCGGCGTGCCGCAGCCCAGTATCCGGGCACCGCATGCCTGCAGAAAATGCACCATGTCGCCTATTTCCGGCTCCTGCGCGGCACCACGCAGCACGGTGCGGCCCCGGGCACAGCAGGCAGCCATCAGCAGCGTGAGGGTCGCGCCAACGCTTGGCAGGCGCAGCGTAAAGTCCACGC
Protein-coding sequences here:
- a CDS encoding 2-hydroxyacyl-CoA dehydratase, translating into MEYITPNFTKDMVKTHKILIPNMAVTQFRLMQAALASEGYQTEVLGNCGSEVAQLGLKYVHNDTCYPALLVIGQFLDALNSGKYDLDHTALLITQTGGGCRASNYIKLLRKALVKAGYGNIPVASLNFSGLEKGSGLPLTLPLLRKVIASIFYGDMLVALRSQTHPYENHKGDADAMTEKWIATIQGWIKDDKNYSAHDMKRRFYDIAADYATIPITRVPKVKVGVVGEIYVKYSPLGNNDLEKFLESQDCEVNLPGLMGFVEYCVANYRLDIDLYGGNKLVAGGADFFLSWLDSIGCASYDAMRKYGFYAPGSFRELMKKPEGIISLGAKMGEGWLLTAEMIELVEGGYGNIVCAQPFGCLPNHIVGKGMINKIRALHPDANITPVDYDPSATRVNQENRIKLMLAVAREKLDKPAEAPVPLTAEALAGGAPQLETVVP
- a CDS encoding acyl-CoA dehydratase activase codes for the protein MRVGLDIGSTTIKCVVLNDAGQIVYSTYERHFSHILEKGRALLEKVAAEYLPDGRAYLAISGSAGMGLADSCRVPFVQEVFATRVAANRLTPGTDCIIELGGEDAKILFLTNGTEVRMNGSCAGGTGAFIDQMATLLKMGADEMDKAAQGATRTYTIASRCGVFAKSDIQPLINQGAQAGDIAASIYQAVVNQTIAGLAQGRPIKGNILYLGGPLTFSKTLRQSFDKTLGVTGTLPENSLLFVAMGAAFYADEESDLREVAKRLDNYSAAATYVSLPPLFADQQEYEAFHARHMKATVPCLPFGADCGPVHIGIDSGSTTIKLVVIDNNANILFESYRPNLGNPIPLVKETLLKLYRDHPGLQIASVTTTGYGEELVKNAFHCDRGLVETVAHFTAAKHFLPDVDFIIDIGGQDMKCFKIEDGAISNIFLNEACSSGCGSFLQTFAQALGYDVKEFAALGLFADKPVDLGSRCTVFMNSSVKQAQKDGASIENISAGLSISVVKNALYKVIRASSPEELGRRIVVQGGTFYNEAVLRAFEKEMGVHVIRPDIAGLMGAYGAALYGKAKAGENARSTVLTEQELAQFSQKVNTVQCQGCGNHCQLTVNVFADGKRYISGNRCDKPVTGKANNEDLNLYAYKLKLLDGYRNAPAPAAPRARIGLPLCLNMYELLPFWHTLFTRLGFEVVVSPFSSRSLYQSGQATIPSDTACFPAKLSHGHIHWLCEQGVDAIFYPCMSYNLDEHLGDNHYNCPVVAYYPEVLEGNCPELNGTRFLYDYFNLERRKDFYKKFQQSLDKYFPGLDKKAVREAIDAAYDEYHRHMQQLRDKGSAIIAAARAEGRRIIVLAGRPYHVDPEVNHGIDQLIIRQGAAVVSEDSVSWHEQKFQTSVLNQWTYHSRLYAAAKYCTENPDMDLVQLVSFGCGLDAVTTDETREILQAGGKLYTQLKIDEITNLGAVNIRLRSLFAALEERKEDKK
- the ftsZ gene encoding cell division protein FtsZ, whose amino-acid sequence is MAFVLDEEMQNVTNIKVIGVGGGGGNAVNRMVESGLSGVEFVAMNTDQQALLNSKATQKVQLGAKLTKGRGAGADPEIGQRAAEESKDEITNALKGAQMVFITAGMGGGTGTGAAPVVAETAHDLGILTVGIVTKPFAFEGKRKMAQAEQGIASLMMHVDSLIVIPNERLKLISQEKITLMNAFEAADNVLRQGVESISSLINIPAFINLDFADVRSIMKDAGFAHMGVGVAKGAGKAENAAKAAISSPLLETSIAGARGVIINITSSPDIGLEDVETAASMITQSAHPDANIIWGTAFDERLSDEMSITVVATGFESTPEVDEPIQAHVDAKRAAQQTAVQQPAQPVQPVQPAAPVQPAQQPINPPMPNPIFTQSFSTGMDTPVAAQPAAPAEEEDDGDYFDDLLSILNKRS
- a CDS encoding UDP-N-acetylglucosamine 1-carboxyvinyltransferase, encoding MQMITITGKQALHGRIRPAAAKNSTLPLLAATLLCRGPCRLQEVPALADVATSLALLQAVGADVRRCGADLCTRPVQTLCGEIPESLAGAMRSSVFYLAPLLCRTGYVRLPLPGGCRLGPRPVDIHLAGLAAMGAEVELEGIAVTLRRKGPLHGVDFTLRLPSVGATLTLLMAACCARGRTVLRGAAQEPEIGDMVHFLQACGARILGCGTPVLTVDGGCPLAGTAHRPLPDRIAAATYAAALAAAGGEVEICGCDPAVYGAFLRFLAETGVTVTRAGDCVRLARDPAAPLRGGARLTADAWPAFATDTAPLAAAVLLTAAGESEIYDRLFANRFACAAGFAALGAGCTAQGRRLHIDGGAALHGAAVTAPDLRGGAALLIAALAAEGQTTLRDPGHIPRGYADLPGELHSLGADCTAAHGEA